One stretch of Chitinophaga pendula DNA includes these proteins:
- a CDS encoding DinB family protein: MIQTSKQTRTLATLVKDYAAYNAWANKTLINWLRTKPEELMDASVASSFHSINKTLQHYLEAQQYWLAIIKDEAPELSTYQRTAPIPTAALFDLVVEQSAAFSDFVATLNDEDLQESVLIVTEYFQSNRDKFEYIQHVMNHSTYHRGQIVTMGRHIGLTDAPMTDYNFFLLMA, from the coding sequence ATGATACAGACATCCAAACAAACAAGAACACTCGCTACCCTGGTAAAAGATTATGCTGCCTACAACGCTTGGGCAAACAAAACCCTGATCAACTGGCTGCGCACTAAACCCGAAGAACTGATGGATGCCTCCGTCGCCTCCAGCTTCCACTCCATCAACAAAACACTCCAACACTACCTGGAAGCACAACAATACTGGCTGGCTATCATCAAAGATGAAGCGCCCGAACTCAGCACCTATCAGCGTACCGCTCCCATCCCCACCGCCGCACTGTTTGACCTCGTTGTAGAACAATCCGCCGCCTTCTCCGATTTCGTTGCCACCCTCAACGACGAAGACCTCCAGGAATCCGTGCTGATCGTCACCGAATACTTCCAGTCCAACCGCGATAAATTCGAATATATCCAGCACGTAATGAACCACAGCACCTATCACCGCGGACAGATCGTGACCATGGGCCGCCATATCGGTCTCACCGATGCCCCCATGACAGATTATAATTTCTTCTTGCTGATGGCATAA
- a CDS encoding DUF4194 domain-containing protein — translation MEILPYTSVFIKLLKGPVEYLEKTSWEQLLQYQGELTRFLQQLGLTLILDKEDGYAYLETAKTEEEESVAGWTRRTSLGYDESVLLVLLRDMMAEFEVGEVTSRELVKKRREIKEFAELFFREDASRVKFIKELDRLIDKVEELGFIDKIEHHEVPDEQKFRIKKILKAKVDNEILEDFKQQLTAHAAQRIQHG, via the coding sequence GTGGAGATATTACCTTACACATCTGTATTCATCAAACTGCTGAAAGGGCCTGTCGAATATCTTGAAAAGACCTCCTGGGAGCAACTGCTGCAATACCAGGGCGAACTGACCCGATTCTTACAACAACTGGGATTGACCCTCATCCTCGATAAGGAAGATGGATACGCCTATCTCGAAACGGCTAAAACAGAAGAAGAAGAAAGCGTCGCCGGTTGGACCCGCCGTACCTCCCTCGGATACGACGAAAGCGTATTGCTCGTTCTCCTCCGCGATATGATGGCCGAATTCGAAGTAGGCGAAGTCACCAGCCGCGAACTGGTCAAAAAACGCCGCGAAATCAAAGAATTTGCAGAACTCTTCTTCCGCGAAGATGCCAGCCGCGTCAAATTCATCAAAGAACTCGACCGCCTCATCGATAAAGTAGAAGAACTTGGTTTCATCGATAAGATCGAGCACCACGAAGTGCCCGACGAACAGAAATTCCGTATCAAAAAGATACTCAAAGCCAAAGTAGACAACGAAATTCTGGAAGACTTTAAACAACAACTTACAGCACATGCAGCTCAACGTATTCAGCACGGATAG
- a CDS encoding phage tail protein — MEPFIALICMFGGNFAPRGWATCWGQIISIAQNTALFSLLGTTYGGNGQTTFALPDFRGRAPIGYGQGPGLPGYELGQIGGTPNITLTIAQMPMHTHVGVVTISVSNESGTTGTAAAGTNTLATFLDSVGGNEVYGYNNKTPNTALVPTTAGTVIQPAGGSQPFSIMQPYIAMNYIIALEGIYPSRN, encoded by the coding sequence ATGGAACCTTTTATTGCGCTAATTTGTATGTTCGGCGGCAACTTTGCGCCGAGAGGCTGGGCAACCTGCTGGGGCCAGATTATATCAATTGCACAGAACACTGCTTTGTTTTCCTTATTGGGGACGACTTATGGCGGTAACGGTCAAACGACATTTGCTTTACCTGATTTTCGGGGCCGTGCGCCTATTGGTTATGGTCAGGGACCAGGCCTGCCAGGTTATGAACTAGGTCAGATCGGCGGTACTCCCAACATTACGCTGACCATTGCTCAGATGCCGATGCACACACACGTTGGTGTGGTAACTATTTCTGTTTCCAATGAATCGGGTACTACAGGTACTGCGGCTGCGGGTACTAACACCCTGGCTACGTTCCTGGATTCAGTAGGAGGTAACGAGGTATATGGTTATAATAACAAGACGCCTAATACCGCGTTGGTACCCACTACTGCCGGTACTGTTATTCAGCCTGCTGGTGGCAGTCAGCCGTTTTCCATTATGCAGCCTTATATTGCTATGAACTATATTATAGCACTGGAGGGGATCTATCCATCCAGGAACTAA
- a CDS encoding DUF3375 domain-containing protein, whose amino-acid sequence MSVSTLSGLFENSPSVQIIRMRNAHWVLPFLHRVFKTENVFSIPEPALISLLAEELRMHVDGMEDLEEARIEYGEDEESRARKYLQNWVQRRLLQDFPDANAETQYQLSAHAEKSFQWLQTLEKRQFVGTESRFRFLFQTLREMSEYAQDDRSTRLTELKNKRAEIDKEIKKLELGGAVTVYTNAQVQERLEWFTRLCYELLSDFREVEDNFKQIHRNIVEQHTKAEVNKGAIVGYAFEAYNALRNSDQGKSFYAFWDFLVSRAGQEDWRSLTENLVQLLEDRGIEMDRSFLQNTKSLLLQYGRNVYDANDKMAEKLSRIITEKEIARHRRLRKQIGNIKELVLQMIDDEEPTCGISVTEPASIRLNMERRLNLTPKRVVTSLKQPTNAEEHIADAERFGRMMNISHIDKKHLWQQVENILQEKQTATLREVIETVGLTHGLAEIVAYFSFLKEKNGRVQSVEKITELIPLNEEQTTFAEVPYLLFSKQA is encoded by the coding sequence ATGTCGGTATCTACGCTTTCTGGCTTATTCGAGAATTCCCCGTCCGTGCAGATCATCCGTATGCGTAATGCGCATTGGGTACTGCCATTCCTGCATAGAGTGTTCAAGACAGAAAATGTATTTTCTATCCCGGAACCCGCACTCATCTCCCTGCTGGCAGAAGAGCTGCGTATGCACGTCGATGGTATGGAAGACCTCGAAGAAGCCCGCATAGAATATGGAGAAGATGAAGAGTCCAGGGCCCGTAAATATCTGCAGAACTGGGTACAACGCCGCTTGCTGCAGGACTTTCCCGATGCCAATGCCGAAACCCAATATCAGCTGAGCGCACATGCGGAGAAGTCATTCCAATGGCTACAAACCCTGGAAAAACGACAATTCGTCGGCACTGAAAGCCGTTTCCGCTTCCTCTTCCAAACCCTCCGCGAAATGAGCGAATACGCCCAGGACGACCGCAGTACCCGCCTCACAGAACTCAAGAACAAACGCGCCGAAATAGACAAAGAGATCAAAAAACTTGAACTCGGCGGCGCCGTCACCGTATACACCAATGCGCAAGTACAGGAACGGCTGGAATGGTTCACCCGCCTCTGTTATGAACTACTAAGCGACTTCCGCGAAGTAGAAGACAACTTCAAACAGATCCATCGCAACATCGTAGAGCAACATACCAAAGCAGAAGTCAATAAAGGCGCTATCGTCGGCTACGCCTTCGAAGCATACAACGCCCTCCGCAACAGCGACCAGGGAAAAAGTTTCTACGCCTTCTGGGACTTCCTCGTATCCAGGGCCGGCCAGGAAGACTGGCGCTCCCTGACAGAAAATCTCGTGCAACTGCTCGAAGACCGTGGTATCGAAATGGATCGCAGCTTCCTCCAGAACACAAAATCACTCCTGCTACAATACGGCCGCAACGTTTACGATGCCAACGATAAAATGGCGGAAAAACTCAGCCGCATCATCACCGAAAAAGAAATCGCCCGCCACCGCCGCCTGCGCAAACAGATCGGCAATATCAAAGAACTCGTTCTCCAAATGATCGATGATGAAGAACCGACTTGTGGTATCAGCGTCACAGAACCCGCCTCCATACGCCTGAACATGGAACGCCGGCTTAACCTCACTCCCAAAAGAGTAGTGACCTCCTTAAAACAACCCACCAACGCGGAAGAACACATCGCCGACGCAGAACGTTTCGGTAGAATGATGAACATCTCTCATATCGACAAAAAACACCTCTGGCAACAGGTAGAAAATATCTTACAGGAAAAACAAACCGCCACCTTAAGAGAAGTAATAGAAACCGTAGGACTTACACATGGCCTGGCTGAAATAGTCGCCTACTTCAGCTTCCTGAAAGAGAAAAATGGCCGCGTACAGTCCGTCGAAAAAATTACCGAACTGATACCTCTCAACGAAGAACAAACCACCTTCGCAGAAGTGCCATACCTCCTGTTCAGCAAACAGGCATAA
- a CDS encoding winged helix DNA-binding domain-containing protein encodes MMNNSSFLKYRLLQQHISLPDFDTPAQAAAWLGATQAQDYWSGKWSLGLRTRHSTQEQVETAVADRQIVRTWAMRGTLHLVATEDVHWLLQLLQPRLTQQQAPLLNGRELTEKIVSKSQQLIIRALQDTQELSREEIKTLLEKNKIRTDEQRLGLLLVRAATDKVICLGCRRGKEYTYTLLDKWIPAASPIPREEALSRLALRYFISRGPATIQDFAGWSGLTITESKTGLQIVQAKLHREVIHGQTYWMAPPTPELKTAGNNVYLLPGFDEYVLGYKDRSHFVTPEQFKRIVPGRNGIFQPTIVLNGKVAGTWKRTYKKDTVTIEINPFTAFSPAQLKSITTAARRYGQFEGLTPILPFLK; translated from the coding sequence ATGATGAACAATTCCAGCTTCCTGAAATACCGGCTTTTACAACAGCATATCTCCCTTCCTGACTTCGATACCCCGGCACAGGCAGCCGCCTGGCTGGGCGCCACCCAGGCTCAGGACTATTGGAGCGGTAAATGGTCGCTGGGCCTCCGCACCCGCCATAGCACCCAGGAACAGGTAGAAACCGCGGTCGCCGACCGGCAGATCGTACGCACCTGGGCCATGAGAGGGACCTTACACCTCGTCGCCACAGAAGATGTACACTGGCTGCTACAGCTACTCCAACCCAGACTCACACAACAACAGGCGCCCCTCCTCAATGGCAGGGAGCTCACGGAGAAGATCGTCAGCAAAAGCCAGCAGCTCATTATCCGTGCCCTGCAAGACACACAGGAACTCTCCCGCGAAGAGATCAAAACATTGCTCGAAAAGAATAAGATCCGCACAGATGAACAACGCCTGGGATTACTATTGGTCCGCGCTGCTACCGATAAAGTAATATGCCTCGGTTGCCGCCGTGGAAAAGAATATACCTATACACTCCTGGATAAGTGGATACCTGCTGCCTCCCCCATCCCCCGCGAAGAAGCACTAAGCCGCCTGGCGCTCCGCTACTTCATCAGCCGCGGCCCAGCCACCATACAGGATTTCGCAGGATGGTCAGGGCTCACCATCACCGAGTCCAAAACAGGCCTGCAAATCGTACAGGCGAAACTCCACCGGGAAGTGATCCATGGACAAACCTACTGGATGGCACCCCCTACTCCCGAACTGAAAACCGCCGGCAACAACGTATACCTCCTGCCCGGTTTCGACGAATATGTACTCGGCTATAAAGACCGCAGCCACTTCGTTACACCGGAACAGTTTAAAAGGATCGTACCCGGCCGCAACGGTATCTTCCAACCCACCATCGTCCTCAACGGAAAAGTAGCAGGCACCTGGAAACGAACCTACAAAAAAGACACCGTCACCATCGAGATCAACCCCTTCACCGCCTTCAGCCCCGCACAGCTTAAAAGCATCACCACCGCCGCCCGGCGTTATGGACAATTTGAAGGCCTCACCCCCATATTGCCTTTTTTGAAATAG